In the Geobacter sp. FeAm09 genome, one interval contains:
- a CDS encoding c(7)-type cytochrome triheme domain-containing protein has translation MRNVLAVGVIALALCALGSVVFATSDKALLYGGAGQGRVIFDGRLHASRGLVCKDCHSAIFDTKKKALMTMDDHFKAVACFTCHDGTKVFNDCEKCHRKL, from the coding sequence ATGCGAAACGTGTTAGCAGTAGGTGTGATCGCCCTGGCCCTTTGCGCCCTGGGCAGCGTGGTGTTCGCCACCAGCGACAAGGCGCTGTTGTACGGAGGAGCGGGGCAGGGCAGGGTTATATTTGACGGAAGGCTCCATGCCTCCAGGGGGCTGGTGTGCAAGGACTGCCACAGCGCCATCTTCGATACGAAAAAGAAGGCCCTGATGACCATGGATGACCATTTCAAGGCCGTGGCATGCTTCACCTGCCATGACGGCACGAAGGTGTTCAACGATTGCGAAAAATGCCACCGGAAACTTTGA
- a CDS encoding substrate-binding domain-containing protein encodes MKRMFRLQGGILAAAMTFCLAQGALAQEVRLNGAASVVTDLVAPHQAAVEKATGHKLIVDKSNAGKGLIDLIDGKCDAAMASASLDATVKAAKSAGLTKAVPDLKMHVIAKSEVVFVVHPSNPVKSLTWEQIKDIHTGKIANWKDVGGKDLPITVYTDAKASATRGLIKQVVMANSEYAASAKAVGFVKEVNDKVAVDASGIGGLGLGFVDPAQVTVVATKKIERPLGFITVGAPSAPVQKVMDAFRAASGN; translated from the coding sequence ATGAAACGTATGTTCCGGTTGCAGGGCGGCATCCTGGCCGCGGCCATGACCTTCTGTCTGGCACAGGGGGCTTTGGCCCAGGAGGTCAGGCTGAATGGGGCGGCCAGCGTCGTCACTGACCTGGTCGCGCCGCACCAGGCCGCCGTGGAAAAGGCCACCGGCCACAAGCTGATCGTGGACAAGAGCAATGCCGGCAAAGGCTTGATCGACCTCATCGACGGGAAGTGCGACGCCGCCATGGCGTCGGCCTCCCTGGACGCCACCGTGAAGGCGGCCAAATCGGCCGGTCTCACCAAGGCGGTGCCGGATCTGAAGATGCATGTCATCGCAAAATCGGAGGTGGTTTTTGTCGTGCACCCCTCCAACCCGGTGAAGAGCCTTACCTGGGAGCAGATCAAGGACATCCACACCGGCAAGATCGCCAACTGGAAGGACGTGGGGGGCAAGGACCTGCCGATCACCGTCTATACCGACGCCAAGGCCAGTGCCACCCGCGGGCTGATCAAGCAGGTCGTCATGGCCAACAGCGAATATGCGGCCAGCGCCAAGGCGGTGGGATTCGTGAAAGAGGTGAACGACAAGGTGGCCGTGGATGCCAGCGGCATCGGCGGTCTCGGCCTCGGTTTCGTCGATCCGGCCCAGGTGACGGTCGTCGCCACCAAGAAGATCGAACGGCCGCTGGGCTTCATC